In the genome of Arachis stenosperma cultivar V10309 chromosome 6, arast.V10309.gnm1.PFL2, whole genome shotgun sequence, the window GGCCCATGTTCATAGCTTGCACGAAGCAGGTTTTCAGACAACCCAAATCATGGGATTCTTTGCCTATCTCGCAGGTGGTTATCGCAATTTGCATTTTATAAAGAAGGATCTATATAATTATATCGATGATGTTCGACGTTCCCGCATAGTAGAGGGTGATGCTGCTGCGGCCATTAGCTATCTTAAAGGGAAGACCGAACTTGATCCCCTAGCTGTGGTACAATACTCGTATTGTGCTGAGAACCATTTAGGTAATCTATTTTGGTGTGATGGTCAAATGCAGCATGACTATGATTGTTTTGGTGATGTCTTGGCCTTTGACTCAACCTATAGAAAGAATTTATACAATAGGCCTTTGGTGATTTTTTCAGCTACTAACCATCATAGACAGACCATTATATTTGGGTTTgggttgcttgaggatgagaaGATTCCTTCTTATAAATGGTTGCTAAGGAGTTTTTTGGATGTAATGAGGCAAAAGGAGCCGATGGTTGTGGTTACCGATGGAGACGAATCAATGAAGGAGGCTATCCGGAGCGAGTTTCCTAATGCAACACACAGACTATGTAGTTGGCATCTTGCTCGGAATGCTGTCTCTAATATTAAGGATGCTAATTTCTGTAGTGCATTCAAGACTGCGGTGTATGGAAACTTTGTGGTTGAAGAGTTTGAGAACTATTGGGCAGAGATGGTTGAGAGCTTTGGTTTAGAGAATAATGAGTGGATTGGAAAAACATACGAGAAGAGGGTGCATTGGGCAAACGCCTATCTGTGTGATAAGTTTTGTGCAGGAGTTAGAACAACATCGAGATGTGAGGGAATCAATTCATCCCTCAAGAAGTTTATTAGATCTGGAAATTGTCTACTTGAGCTCGTGGAGAACCTGGATCGTGTGGTGAAGGATTATCGGAATAATGAGTTCATGGCCGACTTCAAAAGCTTGTATTCGGAACCGGTGATGACAACAGGGTTGGAAAGTATTGAAAAGACTGTAAGCAAGGTGTATACGCGAGAGATATTCTTTGAGGTTAAGAAACAAATAGAGTCAGTTGGTGCGTTGCTCGTGCTGCATCGTGAGACTTATGGTACCATTCAGAAGTTCATGCTAAGGAAGTTCCGAAAGCTCCGTCGAGTTTATACTGTTTTATACGATAGCAGTTCCGAAAATTATGAGTGCTCGTGCAAGTTGTGGAACAGTCTAGGGGTCCCATGTAGTCATATATGTTGTGCGATGAAGGAGCTTGAGATAGAGGCATTGCCTAGGCTATTAGTGCTTCGCAGGTGGTGTAAAGATGCAAAAACATTGGTGTCAGTTGGTGAAGTGCCAGTGGTCGATCCGGAAAAGGCGTTTCGGGTACGTTATGGGTCTCTGTGGAGTGCATGTATGTCTATGTGCTATATAGCCTCTCAGGATGGAGAAACGTACGAGAATGTTCTTTCTCAAGTAGCAAAATTGACGAAGGAAATTGAGTCAGCAGGCCCACGAGGCGGAAGGAACCGATTTGGGAGAGCAGGCGATGACCTTGTCAACATGCTGGATCCAACTATTGTAAAGTCGAAGGGTGCTCCCAGGGGCAGCACGAACGCAAAAATGGGAAGGCGATGTAGAAGGTGCCATGGGCTTGGGCACGATCGTAGGAATTGTACTGCGAGGAACGAACAACCAGATGATGAGGTTATTTTCTAATTGCTTTCTTACTGTTTGAGTAGTTTAGGTCTGTTATGTTGTGTGATGTATCATTAAAAATTCAGCAGCGTTATTTTGATTGAGCAGTGTTGTCTTGTCTTTTCTGATTTTGTAGGTAGAAGGAACTATGAACAGCCAATCTCAAACTTCTTGTAAAAAGGTTCGACAAGGTTAGGCATTCGCCAATTGGTGATGTGCATATCATTTATTCATCAATGTCAGGCCGTTGAATGAAGCATGTTAGCATTTGCCAAACCAGGGGTCCATTTTTTTGTACTTGTTGCAGATGCGGGTTTGAAAATTTACGTGAAGCAGTGTCTTGTATTGAACTTTAGTAATGCTAATGCGTCATGTGTTGTGAATTAGGGACGTGCATTGTACAGCAAAATTTGAATGTCTTTCATGTGTTCCAAAGTAATGATCATGGATAACATGAACCCTTAATGGTTAATTTGTTTCAGCCTTAGAATTGTCCGCTTATGCGTTGTCATTATTTCTCGATACTTCCAACCGTATTGGACATAAGGCTTGTTCTCTCTCTTTCTGGCAGAAGATGAAAATTCCTTTTAATTCCTCTAAAATGAAAGGTACCCTCATTATAAGAACTACTTTTACTaatgagtttttttttaatcaattttaccctttatttttttcattggaGGATCCTTATTACTTGAATatctaaatatataattaaatgttGCTATACAATTTTCATTTTTGGTGTggtataaaaaattttatttttaatttggttCTGTTAAAATgaacaaagtaaaaaaaaaactactaaTAACTAAGGAATAAAGTCATGAATCATGAAATTTTATAActtaaattagaattaaaataaagagTACTAAGAGTactagaaaaaataaaagtaatgtagtttcatatatttttgtttttgatataaaaatatatgttatcaatttttatatattatttttattttaataattaattattaaaatctcataaaataaattaataaggtatttttaaatatctaaattaaaataataagataaaataacaaatttatttgggttaatgcatattttagtaattttgttAAAGGGCCTGTAATTGTTCAACTTCCATATCTTGGTATAAAAAAAAGGgcttgtaattgttcaatttcCATATTTTGGTAAAGCGATCCATGCAATAGCATACTCTTAAAAGTTTACACAGCATTTTACTATTAGTACATACATTTGAATTTGAGTTTCGAAAGTTAATTGTATTGGTTTAGTATTGGTCTAACCAGAAAAAAAAGGTGTAACTACTGCATCAAATGGAAGAGCAACAAATATGGATATGAAAGCCAGTACATGATGGTTTACTAAATTATGCTTGATGAAATTAGAGAGGTCCGAAAGACACAGTTGATGTCTATGAAAAAGCATCGACAACTATAGTTTGTTTTACAAAAGTCGAGTGTATTTGAAGCACACTCTTTGGAGACTGCATGATTTGTGCGCGTTCCTGAAAGGTGCTTATCCAGTCGTACCTCATCTGTAACTCCTGACACCGTACCTATATCGAGGTAGAACATCAGAACTTGTTGTTTTATGTTATACAGTGGTGCAGTGTATCTGGATTGGAGGTTAAGAAAATTTTCATAGACATCCTGATAAATGCATCATATGAGTGAGGATTTTACCTGTGTAGGTCAAACGTGTCATGGGTTACACAAGGAGTTGCATGAGAATAGCCACAGAAGGTTGCCAAACCTACTCCCAGGAAATATTGCACAATCCAATAAGTTGCTGGATTACATAATATTATACAAAAGGCTGTGGTCTCTCGCCAATTTATCATTCAAACAAGCATATGTCAAAAGAAACTTAGGTGAACTTGTGAATCAGTTAGCTACTGGGGAACCGTTGGTTAAGTTCCTCCAGTATTCCAACGCAGCTTGGATGACCTCCATGCGCTTGTCATTATGGTACTTTAGCACCATGTCAACAGCAAGCCTCATATGACTGTAGTCTGTAATTTTCTGCAACCACAAGCGGTTCACTCAGCACATGTTCTAATAATACTGCAAACATAATGCTAAAGTCTATGATGTGTGGGTATACCTCAGCCTCGTACGAGTTCCACAGGTGGTACATTATCATCCATTGCGCAACGTATAGGCCGCAATCATTGCTAGaacaaaaaaaatgttttacctatgttatttttttaaatcctGTAACACATCATGCTGAATCAAGTGACAACAGTTACACTAAGGGAGTTATAGATTCTGCAACACTTCATCATGCCAACAAAATAGAGGGTGGAACAAAGATATCATATCATAGATAATCATGGATCAGTTAGTCACATATGACTTTAGTTCATAGCCAGCCTAAGGTAACAGAAGTAGATTTCGTATTAGGGGTACCTTCCGGGGTCCTGCCTGGTGACCTTAGGCTCCTTTATCTCGTAGTCACTGCACATAATCCTAGGATTTGTCGGTTCATCATACCAATCATCACTGTCCAGCAGCTCCTCCAGAAAGATAGCCTTATGGTTGCATCAGGGCGTACACACAAAGTTCATTATTAACATTGCTTACCGAATAAAATGTAGTGCAAAAATTAGTTTCAACACGAATTGATAGACCATACCACTTTTTTAAGTTGCCGAAGCCGCTTGGGTCTATCATCTTCTGAGGGAAGGGAGTCCAGGTACACAAGCTGTCTGCGAATGACGTCAATCACAAGCAGAAACCAATGTCCATCGCACCAAATGGGACAATAAATCTCCCAGCAGAAACCATTATCGGAATGTTCACATGCGTAATGAATTAAGAGGTAACGACAACATTACAAATCCTATCGGGACTGACCTTGCAGACCCTGTTGGCTTTGCCCATAAAATCCTCCCTAATGGCCTTCAGTGTCGTATAAGGAACTGGTCCCCTTCCAGTGGCAATTTGCTGTAACGACAAAGTTCAATGGTGGCCATAAAACACTTTTTCATGATTATAATACTTAATAAAACAAGTGTTGTAAGTTCTCAATTCACAGggtctgaaaaaaaaaagcaacaaatgttaaaaaattaaaattactttcAAAGCGCGAAATTAGTTTACTACCTGCAACAACTTGATCATCTAGAaatttatgttattaatttCAACAACAACCAATTATTAGCGGCAGAATTAACAAAAAGATTTTTATTAGAAGATAAGGTTCATGGGAAGTCAACTCACTGAGAAGGTTGTCGGCAAGAACCAATGAATCCTGGTGGAGTTCCCGGCCAGCATGCAGGCAAGTAGAATCAGCACCTGTAAACATTCACAATGCATAATGCTTAGGCATGCACTTCAGCAAAATCATGCAACTGGAAATTGGAGTATCATGTACAGGGCCTGCTGTACTGAGGCTTGTACTCACGTCGTCGACCACGGGCTTCCTTGGCTCCAGAGTTCTGAGAGCACCCCTGGTAATAGCGCAGTGCGGGCTCCGAACAAGTAGCTCGCTGCGGTGTTCAGTATTAGCAAGCATAATTTATTTCGAATGTAGTTATCACATGATTTCAAGAATGTGGGTGACCATTCTTGTTAACGAAATATGCAAATCATTTATAACAGTGGAATCCAACAGAACATGCACTAGTATGAATTTTGGGATGAAAAATGTTGCTGCTATAATCAGTTGTGAGACTTACTCTTGGTCAAGTTTCGTGTTGAATATGTACGCCGCAGCGCATAGATCAAGGCCTACAATCTTCATGTCCTTGGTGGGGAAAAAAGTTAATGGCATACCCTGAAAGGAGAATCTCGTGTGCAgttagtaaatattttttagaataaaaaatattgtggTATATACACCAGCTACTAAACAGAAGCTTCTAACCATAGGGTAGGACTTACACGGGGAATATTTTTCCCAATCTCCTTCCCCCACTGGCTCCTATCGACATGGCGAATCTGCAGAAAGTTTTGTTGCTCAGCATATTGGACTGCTGGGATGGAGCTGCTAGTGATGTGAGTCTTTTCTCCCTTGCTCTGGCCCACCCCAGAAATGCTCCCCGAGTTAAATAGTTTTCTCTTTCCCTTTGGGGTTTCTCCTTTTGGGGCAGGGGTCGATCCAGAACGCCGCTGTTTGTTTCTGCGCTTCAAGCGGAAGGTGCTACCTTCTGGACTAGATGGCGGCGTCGGAATTGGGAGATAGTCAGGGTCGGTTCCAGTTGTTGTGGGAGTAGGATTTTTCTCTCGCTTGTACGTCCTTAATGTTCCTCCGCTTTTTCCAATGGTCCCTTCGGTCATGGTGGTCTTCCTCGCTTTTGGAGAGTTACTACCAATGTGGGGTGATAAAGCTTGCTGATTTATCATTTCTTTCACCAGTTCCACATACTCCTCATTTAGAAGCTTCTGGTTTCGGATAACGAATCTAACGTCGGCAATGTCAGCTTCAATTTGAGAGATGCGTTCAGCCAAAGACGTGGTTGTGATTGCGTGTTCAGGTTCCTTGGAATCCCTCCTACAACAAAAACAGGGTAACAAAGATAGATCTAACGATGATGGAAACTAAGTTAATGCTGTTATCACGTAAGTAACGTCCTTAGGCGGAGGCTTACTTGTGTTCCGACCCAATAGCATGGCTGGGGGCAACTCCAAATGTGAACCCCTAGGCGCGGACGGTGCAGCGGAAGCTCCCGGAGCTGCAAATGAAGCCGGTTCCTTGATCTGTTCTTTTTCCATCGCCGCAACGTCTTGCACTCGAAGTACCTGCTCACACAGATCATGTTGGAATACATAATTCGGACTTGAAAACAGTGGTTTAGTGTTTCGCCATGGGAGGGTGAGGTTGTATTCCTCGGCGACGGTATCTCAAACGGTGCAGAAACCCATGCTAACAAAGAACCTCTAAAAGGTATGCATATAGGGCTAAATCTCTCTGCGTCGATGGAGATGAAGAGAGTGGCCTCGCCGTTCTGTTTGATTGGGTCGCTGGCCTCTCATTGATGTAACAAGCCGTTTCACAGATTTAGGCCTCACTACGGTTACTATTGGGTTAACTTCTTGGGGCCAAATAATTAAGTAGTCATCACTTTTTAATTAGCTGTATTTAgaactgttttttttttttgtgactggGCCCAACAACCCAACTTGCCTTATGGCATTGCCACTAACATCCCGCATCCAAATGACCCCGTATAAAACACATTAATgttatagtaaaaaaaaataacagtaATGTTAAGGCCAAAGAAATTTGAGTAATGTTTTTAAGACTAACTTTTTTTGTTGGGATAGGTAAATAAATTTATGCGATCCAAAACTTagttttggttttttttttattttttttgccgGTTCACAAAAAGTTATCGAATGTTACTAATAACATGTACtctcttttattaaaaaaaaaacacatgtACTTTCTTTTTAGTTAAAAGAAAAACCgctgacaaaaaaaaattaaagttcaaGGAAAAACATGTACTCTCTTTAGTTTGTTGCATAATATGCAGAATGATTAAACCATTAATTGATTCAACCAAAATATTAACATAAGAGACTGTCAACGAAATGGGATGAAATTAAAATGTGTTGACTTAGGGTGAATTCTAAACTTAAGATCGCAAatttattattcaaatttttCACTGTAGAAGTactattagttttttatttatttgtcatcaaacaaaaaaaaatttcagatatTTGCAGACGTTAATTTATGCTGTACCTgccaaatatttttattatttacacATGACATTTTTGTAAATCCTAGACATATTTAATTCATATACTAAAAAAGATATAAGAACTTTATTAAGTTATCTTTTGaaagtgatttcaggtatttatATACTTGAGTCTTTAACCACATAGATACAGAAATTTGTCATATTAATTGAAAGACATGAACATGAATAAGTGGAATAAATCTTATCTACCTACAATAAATTACTACAGTCCTATACAATGATGAAATGCACATAACATTACCTAATTTTATGGAGATCAGTTGAATCATTTAATGTTTCTTCGAGAAATAAGAATTTCATAAACAGATCTGATAGACATTTTCGCACCAAGTACTTCAAACATATTAAATGAAGACATAACTAGGAGACTTAAAACAAGAATGAAAGTGAGGTCTTTCACTTGAAGTATGCCCCATAATGGTAAAAACAGGGCGTGAGAATAAACAATCTATTTCAGTAAGTAACTTTTTTCCGTGTGGTGTTGTCGTATTAATAGTGAATATTCGCATGATGAATTCTAACAAAGAGGCGAGGCAGATGAGCTGGACATGAGTACCTGTTTCAGCTTTCAGAATCGTATGGGAAACAGTGCCTAAACCCTCAGGATGTAGTTCTCGTCGTAGTTGCCCGACTTCAAGTAAGGCTTGGCAAAGTTTTGAAAATCTAGACTTCTGTGTGATCTTTAAACATAAACAACGTAGTTGGAAGGTATATGTGGAGCTAGTATGATGTGCAATGGAGATGGAGGGATTATTCCTTTGGAGACTCCATAGCCATCACTTATGAGATGAAACAGTGTGGCCTAattagtcttatttacttacgTTATCACTAGAAGAAGAATAGAGTTTTTTAACATTAGAGAACCAAGGATAATCCGAATAAGACTTTTAACTTCAAGTTAGTGGCATGATCTTTTGAAGTGGAGTTGATAACTGGATGTGACGGTCGCACATGACAGCTGCAACTGAGTTGACATGAACCGCGGCTACAACTGATTGATTAAGCAAAAGGTTATAACCACACGCCATCGTTTAAGGTTCGCCGTTTTGGTACATAGTATTTTGCTGGTACTGCCTTCAGCGAGCCAGAACATTATTTTCATgcaaaacaataaaaattatgaCAAAAagttttagaataaaaaatattcaaaaattttataaatatatcaaAGTAAAAGAAAAGTTTGTAACTAAGATATTTAATATTGAAATAATACATTATTTATACTTTATGAATATCGATATATTGTTAAGTAAGAATGTGCTTCTTACGCGACTTATTTATACATTAAATGTATAATAAtaactataataataatacatggtATTAATCATTgcaattaattttattattttttaactgacatataaaatattatatttttgacaaatatttcataaatttttaatattaaagagTTAAATTTAactcatcaattttaaaatataaattttaaaaccataaaaaataacttattaacacaaaatattaactaatattgataaaaaaaattcgctcttagtatttttttaagGATGCTAAAGGATCAAGATAGTTAttactatttatttataatttataatgaaattttttaataatgtataaaaaatatttataattatttttttagtaactAAATGTActctttattatatttattatagatATTATTATATGTACTTTTTATTAACGTTTATACcgtaataaataaaaataatatacattCATTTATATATCTTGGTGTACACctaataaatcgaattggaatGTGAATTTTTTCATTAGGTTATGTATAAACACTAAAAATTCACAaatattagaattttaaatCCCTATAAgaataaacaaataaacaaattaaactccttttaaaaaaaatattggtttacaataataaataaatttaattaacatgaattttcaaacaaaaattcttttacataaataaaaatatagattaattaCCTAAATCAATCATTGGAGTTTTTAAAGTTAGAGTTTAGTTtcttaaattttcaaataaataaaacaatgtCTAATGTTTATTATTGTTAGACAATTCGGTCTCTTTTTAATTTGATTCGAAGACTTAAGTATAAAATTGTCCCTACCAATTTGAGAAAATCAAAATAGttcttaaaaataattaagtaTTTTTAAAACAGTCATTTTGATTACAGGAATCAAATTGAAGGGATACTATATATGAGCCCGTTGGATTTGGattctctaaagtttgaattttactttaaaaagtaaagtgtgatctttcaCCGTTAATTTCATAGGTgggacaaaaaataaatataaaagagaaactattcaagggtagaagatcacactttactctctaaaataaaattcaaactttagaggatccaaattcaAGCCCGTTTGGGAAACAATAAAAgctattatttttaatttttaaattatgaaaagcCATAATAAGCGTGTTTGGAATCGTTTAAAAAAAAACCTTTTAACTTTTCGAAAAGTTTATTCACAGTATTGTGATGAAGTAGAGATATATGACTTCTCATTCTCAATTCTACCACTTTCTTACAAAAATTGactttaaaacaaaaaaatttactttcATTATTGGCTATGTGAAGatgttttctgtttttgctGAGAATACTATCCCTCCActgttataaaataactaaataaataaataaggaagaggtaacaaatataaaatataaagagagGGAAATAAGTATTGCAACACAAAAGAGAgagaattgtttattgcttTTGTGTGTGTTCAAAGGCCTCAGCCTAtgctcctatttatacatgtGCAAGGCTTCTCTTTTTCAAACTACATTAAATTCATTCATCCTTGGGAAACTCTATCTTATGGAAAATGGGCATCACATAAGATGTGATAAGCCATTATTATCACAACAACCACCATTCCATCTCGTAGAAGCACTGTCCTTGCACCACCATTTTCGCGTAATAATTTATTTGCTGAAAGTATTGACCCTCTACCaccattttaaaataaattacctATTGCATATATTTCTTccagttatttttttttatcatttaattgctctatttttattattaactttATATTTAATTGTGTGTAGTACGAAATatcagttttatttttatttgtttcaaatgcgattttatttttatataacttattattatttttatagttagTTATAACAAATTAATAAGTGTTTGACCCCAATAAAGGAGGAGGCTAATAggagtaaatatatatatatatatatatgacacaCATCTTATATTTGTGTTGTATGTTCACCTACCATATCATATCATACACAATAAAACAGCAAATACTAactatataatattttttttggcaTTGTCATCAAGATTATtgtgaaataaaattttattactattCACCACATACAAAAACACTACGTGGTAAAAACCAATTGTCCAAAAAATGGAACTAATAGGAGAACAAATAAAGAATCAATTGCCTAAACAATTGTAATCTTAGTGATTAGGTTATGTAAACATTCAATATTAAAAAGTATTTGTTATCAtcgttattttaatttttattttcttgtgtaaaaaaatgtatcttttgagttatttatccaaatgctacaactttaaaataagtacttctataactaaaaatccaaatacaaaataacttatttataagttgCTATTAATAAAAGTCCTCGTTTTCCAAAAGAGCTTATTTAAGTTGTTTATCCAAACTGGTCGTATATTGTCTAACAAAAAGAATAAGGCTTAGGGTTGGTTTGGTAAAGCTTTTACTTTTCGAAAGTAGCTTATGAAAGCTGTCTTTTAAAAGATAGCTTTTTAAAAGCTGCAGGCAGTTGCGTTTGGTAAAACTACGTCAAAAATAGCTTTTAATAAGCACAAGCACTACAATTGTGTTTGGTAAAATAgcttttaaaaattcaaaaaattataataaacatatttataacgaagaataattttttttttaaattttagagaccaataatttaaatatttgtttgatttattctctatattaatataaatagagtTATAATAGTCAATAATAAAATTGTATGTAATCCAATGTTAGTACTGATACATCCATTACTCATCTATATATATTGACTCACTTTTATAAATCACAGAAAATGGGACACATATCtcaagtaaaattatatatctatatttatatatgtatatatatgctgttattataattttgacTAATGTTCATGAAGTTGGTGTACGAAAATTTTATGATTGATTTCCATAAATCA includes:
- the LOC130933451 gene encoding protein FAR1-RELATED SEQUENCE 5-like, producing MDSDSESSSEFSAQWSDGWSTGSEADECETVRQSEEVDMTLLDTEGSSRVADDAKDQGSSWATVRSVEEPNNSNRCEAGVTAEDLAIAEFDSVEEAYARYVEYARVIGFAVRKGDSGRDNEGNVVRKFFFCNREGLRDKKHYERIDRQRAHKPITRTNCNARFVVHLDKGYGKWKMKSFVADHNHELAPADHTNVMAPHRHMSEGDKAHVHSLHEAGFQTTQIMGFFAYLAGGYRNLHFIKKDLYNYIDDVRRSRIVEGDAAAAISYLKGKTELDPLAVVQYSYCAENHLGNLFWCDGQMQHDYDCFGDVLAFDSTYRKNLYNRPLVIFSATNHHRQTIIFGFGLLEDEKIPSYKWLLRSFLDVMRQKEPMVVVTDGDESMKEAIRSEFPNATHRLCSWHLARNAVSNIKDANFCSAFKTAVYGNFVVEEFENYWAEMVESFGLENNEWIGKTYEKRVHWANAYLCDKFCAGVRTTSRCEGINSSLKKFIRSGNCLLELVENLDRVVKDYRNNEFMADFKSLYSEPVMTTGLESIEKTVSKVYTREIFFEVKKQIESVGALLVLHRETYGTIQKFMLRKFRKLRRVYTVLYDSSSENYECSCKLWNSLGVPCSHICCAMKELEIEALPRLLVLRRWCKDAKTLVSVGEVPVVDPEKAFRVRYGSLWSACMSMCYIASQDGETYENVLSQVAKLTKEIESAGPRGGRNRFGRAGDDLVNMLDPTIVKSKGAPRGSTNAKMGRRCRRCHGLGHDRRNCTARNEQPDDEVEGTMNSQSQTSCKKVRQG
- the LOC130933003 gene encoding uncharacterized protein LOC130933003, with protein sequence MINQQALSPHIGSNSPKARKTTMTEGTIGKSGGTLRTYKREKNPTPTTTGTDPDYLPIPTPPSSPEGSTFRLKRRNKQRRSGSTPAPKGETPKGKRKLFNSGSISGVGQSKGEKTHITSSSIPAVQYAEQQNFLQIRHVDRSQWGKEIGKNIPRGMPLTFFPTKDMKIVGLDLCAAAYIFNTKLDQDELLVRSPHCAITRGALRTLEPRKPVVDDVLILLACMLAGNSTRIHWFLPTTFSQIATGRGPVPYTTLKAIREDFMGKANRVCKLVYLDSLPSEDDRPKRLRQLKKVAIFLEELLDSDDWYDEPTNPRIMCSDYEIKEPKVTRQDPGSNDCGLYVAQWMIMYHLWNSYEAEKITDYSHMRLAVDMVLKYHNDKRMEVIQAALEYWRNLTNGSPVAN